GCCGAGTCTACCGGGACCCACAGGACCGGTTCGGGGGCGAGTGCCGGTCCGGCGGATCTGTGCGGGCGTCGCGGGCCCCGCCCCACCTCGAAGCCGCCCCCACCGGGCCCGCTCGGCCGGGCTCCGCTGCAGTCGGCGGCGGCCGGTCCGCTAGCTGGCAGCCGGCTCCTCCGCCGTACCTGGCAGCCGGCTCCTCCGCCGTACCTGGCAGTCGGGCCGCTACCCGGCAGCCGGCCCGGTCCGCCGGAACCGGCAGCGGCCCGGTCTCAGGATGCGAACCGGGTTGGACGCTGTCGTGGGGCCCGGCATACTGCTGCCATGCTCCCGCAGACGACCTACTTGTTTACCTATGGCACCCGGCCCGCCGGCTGCCATGGTCGTGCTGCTTGAGCAACTGACAAGCGACTTCCCAGGCGCCCCGGGCCGACAAGGTCCGGGGCGCCTGGTGTTTTCCGGACCTTGCCGCTCCGGGGCACCCACCCCACCGAGGAGCCCTGTATGACCACCACCCCGGAAACCACCATCGCCGACGCCCGTGAGCGCATCGACGCCCTCGACGACCGGATCCTCGGTCTGATCCAGGAACGGATGGCCGTCTCGGCCGTCGTCCAGCAGACCCGTATCGCCTCCGGAGGCCGGCGCGTGCACCTCGCCCGCGAGATGGAGATCCTCGGCCGCTACCGGGACGCGCTCGGCAAGCCCGGCACGAGCCTCGCGATGACGCTCCTCGAACTGTGCAGGGGTCGCATCTGAGTTCGGGGCCCGCCTCACCCGTACGGCGCGTGACCGCCGCCCGGACCGCCTCGTTGGTCGTGGTGTCCGTGCCAGCCAGGGGCGGGCCCGACAGAACCACGCGTGGCTCGCTGGAGCGATGAGACGTACGGAACGTGCCGTGCGTCGTGGGACCTCGCTCCAGGAAGTGACCGGACGGCAGGGGACAGCAGCCCGGTCACCCAAGAGAACGGTCGGCTCCGGGGACGCCCGGGGCCGGCCGGCGGGACAAGTACCGGCACGAGGCTGGGCCAAAGCTGGGCCAAACCATTGCGGAGGCCGCGTCCATCCAGCACGATGCCTAGAAAGCCCCCAAGTCCCGCCGTAGACAACTGCATTCGTTCTGCGTCGCCTGACTGCCAGAGGTCCAGACCATCCGTGCGCCCCTTGTGCGCCGGGGCGCCGACCGTGGGCACGGCAGGTGACCAGGGCGCCAGGAGCAAGCGGCGCAACCCCCCGGCGCCGCTCCCAGGCACCGGCGCTGCCCTGACGTCGGTGCTGACGAAAGAAGGGCCCCGCGGCTCCGTCCCGCGGGGCCCTTCGCCTGCTTGCAAGCAGGGGGCGGTCAGACCCGGGACACCGTCCCGCAGTCCTTGGCCCGGCCGATGTCCTCGCTGCGGTCGTACGGGTCCCGGGTCGGCCCCGAGGGCG
Above is a window of Streptomyces griseorubiginosus DNA encoding:
- a CDS encoding chorismate mutase, translating into MTTTPETTIADARERIDALDDRILGLIQERMAVSAVVQQTRIASGGRRVHLAREMEILGRYRDALGKPGTSLAMTLLELCRGRI